A single genomic interval of Macadamia integrifolia cultivar HAES 741 chromosome 6, SCU_Mint_v3, whole genome shotgun sequence harbors:
- the LOC122082298 gene encoding protein FAR1-RELATED SEQUENCE 5-like — MENACLNDARKPQVGMLFNSEQEAYDFYNSYGRAMGFSIRRHTVNKSKKDRETITSRRFVCSKAGSRQPDKRDKNVTNPRAETRTNCKAEMAICLGGDGKYMCREFVEEHNHDLHTDSKVHMMRSQRHMSDIHMYEIDLADDSGIRPRFTIELMGRQAGGIENLSCTTQDVRNYLRTKRMSSLSYGEAGSLLDYFVTQTRNNPSFTYSVQLDSEEQITNIFWADPKMIIDYAHFGDVVSFDTTFRTNRQCRPLGVFAGFNHHRGCTVFGATLLYDETVESFKWLFEVFAEAHGGKKPTIFTDQDAAMTIALTDMWPQTWHGLCTWHLMQNGIKHLGNMMKDGSGFLKDIKKCIYQYDEEEQFERAWSRLLSQNGVMDNAWLRRMYTLRNKWAKCYMKNTFTLGIRSTQLSESLNSDLKDYLKSTLDVVQFFKHFERVLNQKRGNELKAEFESTNKLPRLANSMSIVQI, encoded by the coding sequence ATGGAGAATGCTTGTTTGAATGATGCGAGGAAACCTCAGGTTGGTATGTTATTCAATTCAGAACAGGAAGCATATGATTTTTACAACAGTTACGGACGGGCAATGGGGTTTAGTATTAGGAGACACACTGTGAATAAAAGCAAGAAAGACAGAGAGACTATTACGTCAAGGCGGTTTGTTTGTTCAAAAGCTGGGTCTCGGCAACCAGACAAGCGAGACAAGAATGTTACTAACCCCCGAGCTGAGACAAGAACAAATTGCAAAGCAGAGATGGCCATATGTTTGGGTGGGGATGGAAAATATATGTGTCGTGAATTTGTGGAGGAACATAATCATGATCTCCATACTGATTCAAAAGTTCATATGATGCGTTCACAGAGGCATATGTCAGACATACATAtgtatgaaattgatttggctGATGACTCGGGCATTAGACCTAGATTCACAATTGAGTTGATGGGTAGGCAGGCTGGTGGGATCGAGAACTTGAGTTGTACGACCCAAGATGTTAGGAACTACCTCCGTACTAAAAGAATGAGTTCCTTATCATATGGTGAAGCAGGTAGTTTGTTGGATTACTTTGTTACTCAAACTAGGAACAATCCATCTTTCACATACTCAGTTCAGCTGGATAGTGAAGAACAAATAACTAATATATTTTGGGCTGATCCAAAGATGATCATTGATTATGCACACTTTGGAGATGTAGTCAGCTTCGACACTACATTTCGCACCAATAGACAGTGTAGGCCGCTTGGGGTGTTTGCTGGATTTAATCACCATAGAGGATGCACTGTATTCGGGGCCACACTTTTATATGATGAgacagtggaatctttcaagtgGTTATTTGAGGTATTTGCTGAGGCACATGGTGGAAAGAAGCCAACTATCTTCACGGACCAAGATGCTGCTATGACTATAGCATTAACAGACATGTGGCCTCAGACGTGGCATGGGTTGTGTACATGGCACTTAATGCAGAATGGCATTAAGCATTTGGGTAATATGATGAAAGATGGCTCCGGGTTTCTTAAAGATATAAAGAAATGCATATACCAATATGATGAGGAAGAACAATTCGAGAGAGCATGGTCTAGATTGCTTAGTCAAAATGGAGTTATGGATAATGCATGGTTGAGACGCATGTATACACTTAGAAATAAATGGGCGAAGTGCTACATGAAAAACACATTCACATTAGGTATTCGAAGTACACAACTCAGTGAGAGTTTAAATAGTGATTTGAAGGATTATTTGAAGTCAACTTTGGATGTTGTGCAATTTTTTAAGCACTTTGAGAGAGTTCTTAATCAGAAGCGTGGCAATGAATTAAAAGCTGAATTTGAATCAACAaacaagttgccacgacttgcaAATTCAATGTCAATTGTTCAGATTTGA